A single window of Gossypium arboreum isolate Shixiya-1 chromosome 13, ASM2569848v2, whole genome shotgun sequence DNA harbors:
- the LOC108462954 gene encoding beta-glucosidase 40-like → MHTRKGIALAITIVVVGIQAGLSEINRASFPKGFVFGTASAAFQYEGAVKEDGRRPTIWDTFSGIIIDGSNADVAVDQYHRYVEDIQLMKDMGMDAYRFSIAWSRIFPNGTGEINQAGVDHYNNLINALLAKGIEPYVTLYHWDLPQALEDKYIGWLNRRIIKDFALYAETCFEKFGDRVKNWIIFNEPRTFTVQGYYSGYEAPGRCSSLLCKVGNSTTEPYIVAHNVLLSYATVADSYRRNYKEKQNGSIGISLDVKWYEPVTNATENIEATQRAQDFQLGWFLDPLIFGDYPSSMRSQVGNRLPTFTESESALLKGSLDFVGINHYTTYYASENATNSIFDLLNDCVSDANAFAIPFKDGKPIGDKANSIWLYIVPYGMRSVIKYIKEKYGNPLVIITENGMDDPNNLLTPVKDTLKDEKRIKYHIDYLTNLLAAIEEDGCNVKGYFVWSLLDNWEWVAGFTSRFGLYFVDYNDNLKRYPKNSVKWFKNFLSSARS, encoded by the exons atgcatACGAGGAAAGGCATTGCTTTAGCAATAACAATAGTTGTTGTTGGAATTCAAGCAGGCTTGTCTGAGATCAATAGAGCCAGTTTTCCAAAGGGCTTTGTTTTTGGAACTGCTTCTGCTGCATTCCAG TACGAGGGAGCAGTGAAGGAGGATGGAAGGAGACCAACTATTTGGGATACATTTTCAG GGATAATAATTGATGGAAGTAATGCTGATGTTGCTGTAGATCAGTACCACCGCTATGTT GAAGATATACAACTGATGAAAGACATGGGGATGGATGCTTACAGGTTTTCAATAGCTTGGTCTAGGATATTCCCTA ATGGTACAGGAGAAATCAATCAAGCTGGTGTTGATCATTACAATAATCTCATCAATGCTCTACTTGCTAAAG GAATTGAACCATACGTGACCCTTTACCATTGGGATCTCCCTCAAGCATTGGAGGACAAGTACATTGGATGGCTCAACCGCCGAATTAT AAAGGATTTTGCTTTGTATGCCGAGACATGCTTTGAGAAATTTGGTGACAGGGTGAAAAACTGGATCATATTTAACGAACCACGTACGTTCACTGTGCAAGGCTATTATTCAGGATACGAAGCACCAGGGCGCTGCTCGTCACTGTTGTGCAAGGTTGGAAACTCTACAACTGAGCCTTACATAGTTGCCCACAATGTTCTCCTCTCTTATGCAACAGTTGCAGATAGTTACAGGAGAAACTACAAG GAGAAACAAAATGGATCAATTGGGATATCATTGGATGTTAAGTGGTATGAACCGGTGACAAATGCAACAGAGAACATTGAAGCAACTCAAAGGGCCCAAGATTTTCAGCTTGGCTGGTTTCTTGACCCATTGATCTTCGGAGATTATCCAAGCTCAATGAGAAGCCAAGTAGGAAACCGTCTGCCAACTTTTACGGAATCCGAGTCTGCACTTCTTAAGGGATCATTGGATTTTGTTGGCATCAATCATTACACTACATATTATGCAAGCGAAAATGCAACTAATTCGATTTTCGATTTGCTTAATGATTGTGTCTCAGATGCCAATGCCTTTGCTATAC CTTTCAAAGATGGGAAGCCTATAGGAGATAAG GCAAATTCTATATGGTTATACATTGTACCTTATGGCATGAGAAGTGTAATAAAATACATCAAGGAGAAGTACGGAAACCCTTTAGTCATTATCACAGAAAATG GAATGGATGATCCAAATAACTTATTAACCCCAGTTAAAGATACTCTCAAGGATGAGAAAAGAATCAAGTATCACATTGATTACTTAACTAACCTTCTTGCTGCTATCGA GGAAGATGGTTGTAATGTTAAAGGGTATTTTGTATGGTCTCTTCTGGATAATTGGGAATGGGTCGCtggattcacttcgagatttggTCTATATTTTGTGGACTATAATGATAATCTCAAGAGATACCCCAAGAACTCTGTTAAATGGTTCAAGAACTTCCTTTCATCTGCTCGATCATAA
- the LOC108461942 gene encoding uncharacterized protein LOC108461942 yields MADDQEEPPLAIRIDQTVEEPSQSDQEKHQNDYVSVGVTVITGYLGAGKSTLVNYILNAQHGKRIAVILNEFGEEIGVERAMINEGESGALVEEWVELANGCVCCTVKHSLVQALEQLVQMKKKLDHILLETTGLANPAPLASVLWLDDQLESSVKLDSVVTVVDAKNLRFQLNRHRDSSSFPEAFLQIAFADVVILNKVDLVSQEQSEGALEELENEIHSINSLANIIRSIRCEVDLSQILNRQAYDATHATHLEALLEESKSLSSGDLHDSGVCTLCINQMEAVDLHKVRLWIEEILWDKKYGMDVYRCKGVLRVGNSDQLHTLQAVREIYEIVPTRQWRNEEKQMNRIVFIGHNLDENILIDTFRGCI; encoded by the exons ATGGCTGACGACCAAGAAGAGCCACCTCTTGCTATTCGTATTGACCAAACGGTGGAGGAACCTTCCCAATCCGATCAAGAGAAACATCAAAACGACTACGTTTCAGTTGGGGTAACAGTCATCACTGGCTACCTCGGTGCTGGCAAATCCACT cttgttaattatatattgaATGCCCAACATGGGAAAAGGATTGCTGTGATTTTGAATGAGTTTGGTGAAGAGATTGGAGTTGAAAGGGCTATGATAAACGAAGGAGAAAGTGGTGCCCTTGTTGAAGAATGGGTTGAACTAGCTAATGGGTGTGTTTGTTGCACTGTTAAACATAGTTTGGTTCAAGCACTGGAACAACTTGTTCAAATGAAGAAAAA ACTTGATCATATACTGTTAGAGACCACAGGGTTAGCAAACCCTGCTCCTCTGGCATCCGTTCTTTGGCTGGATGATCAACTGGAATCTTCAGTCAAGCTTGATTCTGTAGTTACT GTTGTAGATGCCAAAAACCTGCGGTTTCAGCTAAACAGGCATCGTGACTCTTCCTCATTTCCTGAAGCATTTCTTCAAATAGCATTTGCG GATGTTGTAATTCTTAATAAGGTTGATTTGGTTTCTCAAGAGCAATCTGAAGGTGCTCTAGAGGAGCTGGAAAATGAAATACATAGCATAAACTCCCTTGCCAATATCATTCGTTCTATTCGATGTGAAGTAGACTTGTCTCAGATACTGAACCGGCAAGCATATGATGCTACA CATGCCACTCATTTAGAAGCCCTCTTAGAAGAAAGCAAATCATTATCTTCCGGAGATCTTCATGATAGCGGTGTGTGCACACTATGCATTAATCAGATGGAGGCTGTTGATCTTCATAAG GTCCGTTTGTGGATTGAGGAGATTCTCTGGGATAAGAAATATGGCATGGATGTATATCGCTGCAAAGGGGTTTTACGTGTTGGAAACTCTGATCAACTACATACTTTGCAG GCTGTAAGAGAGATATACGAGATCGTTCCTACTCGCCAATGGAGAAACGAGGAAAAGCAGATGAACCGGATAGTTTTTATTG GCCATAATCTggatgaaaatatactcattgatACCTTTAGAGGTTGTATATGA